The region TTAAGCCAATCAAGCATCCTTGGATTGCCAGCCGGTAACAGGGATAGGTTTGGCTCTTGTTTATGCTTTACCAAGGCTTGATCAAGGCGACAAGTCTCTTCTAGAACTTCTTGAGCTGTATAAACAATACGATTCTCTAAACCTAATAAAAGATCTAGATTACGTAAGCCAAAATCAGCATCAAGAACAGCAGTAGGGGAGCCTTTTCTGGCTAAAGAAATCCCTAGATTTGCTGTGAGAGTAGTCTTGCCGACACCCCCCTTGCCTGAGCAGATAAGTATCACTCGCGTAACTGACGTCACTGACCTCTTCGAAGTTGAACAATTTTAAGTGCATTCTCTCTAATAACAATGTCTAAAATTAAAATTATCAATTTAGATTGAAAGGAAAAATTTTTTTTCTAGATATAACTGGGTTTTTCTTTATGAAATGAAAAATGTTCAGGTGGTTCTTGCTGGTTTAATGACAATTACTTCCTCTTGGATAGTTGCCTCTTCTGCTAAACCTAACTCTGGTTTTTCTTTAGGACCTCTTGCAATTTTGTTTGCAATCCTTAATTGAACAGGCCTAAGCTGAAGAGCAGTTATTTTGGCTTGATTATTTCCATATTTGCCTGCATGCGCTATTCCTAGAAGCCTTCCCCAGATCATTACATTCCCACCAGCTAAAACTGTTGCGCCTGGATTCACATCTCCGAGAATTAAAATATCTTCATCAGCTTCCAATACTTCTCCAGACCTTAGAGTCCCTTTATGAAATAACAATGCTGCGTTTACTTTGCTTTCTGAGAGATCTTTAAAATCTGATTTTACTTCTGTAAAAACATTATCTTTTAATTTTAGGTTTGCATTTAGGCCTAATGCAGAAGCGCTAACAATACTTTCTGCGTTAGTTGATTCAATAGATATTATTTCCATTCCGACTCCATTACA is a window of Prochlorococcus marinus subsp. marinus str. CCMP1375 DNA encoding:
- the minC gene encoding septum site-determining protein MinC — encoded protein: MSLNNLNKKENFISIQLLSENWAEELRLSIKGYQKGFIKINSGALPLTCKDINELKRICNGVGMEIISIESTNAESIVSASALGLNANLKLKDNVFTEVKSDFKDLSESKVNAALLFHKGTLRSGEVLEADEDILILGDVNPGATVLAGGNVMIWGRLLGIAHAGKYGNNQAKITALQLRPVQLRIANKIARGPKEKPELGLAEEATIQEEVIVIKPARTT